The following coding sequences are from one Scylla paramamosain isolate STU-SP2022 chromosome 21, ASM3559412v1, whole genome shotgun sequence window:
- the LOC135111279 gene encoding forkhead box protein P2-like, which yields MKARLAWVQEQILLAEQEHEDFYARLVEAACCLEEEQQQEEKQQEEKQQEQEHHDQEQEQQEQQQEQQQEQQQEHEHYDQEQQAAAAAAAAAAARYLCRTLYDHCPVSPDELRLCMVQCRQDFTRRHKRLREALAKSTRIFLSLKLQACGNRPYLVYSPSTAQVT from the exons ATGAAGGCCCGCCTGGCCTGGGTACAGGAGCAGATCCTGCTGGCCGAGCAGGAGCACGAGGATTTCTACGCAAGGTTGGTGGAGGCGGCGTGTTGCCTG gaggaggagcagcagcaggaggagaagcagcaggaggagaagcagcaggagcaggagcaccATGaccaggagcaggagcagcaggagcagcagcaggagcagcagcaggagcagcagcaggagcacgAGCACTATGACCAGGAgcagcaggcagcagcagcagcagcagcagcagcagcagca AGATATTTATGTCGGACATTATATGACCACTGTCCTGTGTCTCCTGACGAGTTGCGTCTCTGCATGGTGCAGTGTAGGCAAGACTTCACGAGACGACACAAACGCCTGAGAGAAGCACTCGCTAAGAGCACTAGAATATTTCTCAG CCTGAAGCTACAGGCGTGTGGCAATCGCCCGTATCTTGTCTACTCTCCATCCACGGCACAGGTGACGTAG